The nucleotide sequence GTTTACAAGCTGGCGTGACTGCCATAGCAACCATGGGAGAAGAGGAAGTAATTCCAcacttaattcattttattctgtacAATCAAATTACGACAATACCGACGAGTCATGCAATACAGTATGGCATAATTACATCACACgttaaaacacacatacacacaaaaaactatTAAGGAGACCAATGCCATCTTAGGACAATTTCTTTATCCAAAAACCTGATCAATTGGAAGGTCAAGAGAATTGGCCACCGTTTTTTGTCATTGGGACAACCATTAACTGCGCAATTTTTCTCTCTCGATTCAGGGTCTGGCATAAAAAAACCTGAACACGTAATTTACAAAAGAATATGCAAGTtgatataaatatattcaatttataaatacacatttgagaaataatttaaaaatcagtatGCTCATATGCAAAACAAGATCGATTTTGTAACGTGCGGTTCTTAGTGCAATTTAAAAGCAGTTTAGTGACCGTGACGCTTCCTTTGCTGATCAAATGGATAATAAACCGAATCTGCACCGCTCTGCCACGTATGTTTTTTGGGATATCGGATGTTTTATAATTGTTCTACCGGCCGTTTAtcgaaaaataaatcaaaaatctTTATCGAATAGCACGCACTGTTTTCACAACAGTTGAGATTAGGCCACCGCTCCAAGGCGTAGCATAGGCACGTGGTCAGTGAAGCCCACGcgatgaacagaaaaaaactgtcgACCGGCGTGGAGCTGTCCAAACTCGTCCGTCGTGACGTTTTCTAGTCGATATCTGGCTGCCAACGGAAACGAGCTGCGCTATCCTCCTCCAACAAACGGTTTCAGAAGTCCTGCTGCGTCTGGGCGCGAGCCTGAGACGTCAGAAGcctctgctgctcctgcaggaaGCTGATCACTTCCGGGCTCCTTAACAGCGACTGGGGACAAAACGCAAAAAATCATAATCGCAGACTCACTCCATTTAGGCCGTCCTGGGAAACGAACGTATCCGAAATGCTAAACCTACTGAAACTGGTCTTTGCAcctcgttttttctttttcttcatggttaatttacagtgtgtgaatgagtaaACTAGGACAGCATTATTACACCATTATTTCTGTCAAATGAGGTCACATACACcgacaaaaatatatatatattgcaaaacaaaatggccattaTGCCACTTGGTCAGAAGTGGGGTGGAAGATGTCTTGGACAAGAGGAATTACAGTGCATGAGGAAAAACGGGTGCATTTGTTTGTGCCCAAGACGGGTGATATTAATTAATCGAAGAGAGTGTTTAGGCTGCTCACAAGTCTCTTCTGGTTCAACACTTGTTCGATGAGAGATGGCCTTGCCGGACGGTCACCCACGGTACCCAGACGTTGCTTGGTGACTGAAACTGGTCTCTCCTCCGAGCTTTCCTGCTTTAACAGACACCAATTCATGTTAGAagccaaaaatattattttctgacaAGCATGCAACGCACCTCTTTGCCTTTACACCTAAGTGAAAACCATAACATGACCGGGTAAACAAGAGTACTAACGTTAATTAGCCAttcataaaataacattaaaaagtCCTGTCGAGTTCATGTTAATTCTTTAGGCTCTGAACAACATTGGTTTTCCTTCTAATCACTACGAAGTCACTTCCACTGAGCTCCATTGACAGTTCCATGCAAATGTAAGTATTTCTGCGGGGGTTGCAGTTGATTGAGTCACGTTTATATGGCTTTTAGGATCTACAATACCAGGGGCACATAGCGTTGATACGTCATCAATTATCTAGAATGTAATCTGCATTGTGAAACTAATTGAGGCCCTGCATATGAAtgcaaattattaataaaacgtGACTGAAGATAAACAGGTTCCATTAGCAACTCTTACGAGGATTTAGCCAATTGCACAACAGGTTGAACTAAATAAAACTTCCAAACCACGCCAAAATGCAGGATTTTAGACAGTGGCATCCCCAATAATCTCATTTTGTAAATCCTTACGTCTAATTTCCCGCTTGACATAGCCTggtcacttttctttttcttgtatttgtctttgtacattttattacGGTGTTTCTTGCACATCCAAGGCTTCCTCTGCTTGGCCACCTGCGTGGTGGTCTCGTGGCACCCCTCGTAAGTGCAGGTCTTGGTCACGTTCTCGCTGTCGCCAAAGGCCTCCTCGTCGTTCAGTTCCTCTGCCTCTGGGCTGGCGGTGCTATCTCTGGGGTCGGTGGTGTCCAGGACGTCGCTCTCGTCGCCTGGATCTTCCATGTCAAAAGGGAAAACGGTGTCCGGTTCCTGAGGCGTGACCACATTCCGACTTTCCACAACCCCACTCTTGTCCACGAAGTACGTCTGCCCGTCTTTGGTGAGCAAAAGCGAAATGTTCGAATCTTTGTTTACTGGAGTTGTGCAAGTAGCATTGTCCTCTTCGCTCATTTTTGCGATTGAAAAAGGGGGTCTTAGCAAGACAGCTAAACCAGACAATACTGAGATCAAgaacaaagaagaaagaagtGCTGAATGTCAACAGCCAGTTCTCTACGACAGCCAGCTATCGTGCACACatcagctggctagctagctagttccTTTTCGATACTGATTTAACTAACCAGCTAATCATTTATAGGCTTGCCGATTAATTCCATTAGAGGAGTGTTTATTAATCTGTATGTACACAAATTCGCCTTATCTGCGCATTtaaatcaatgcattttaaatattgaggAAGCCGGAGCTTACCGGAGTGTTAACCTAGCCAAAATAAGAAAGTAACTTCCGGTAACTACCAAAGTggaaatttcataataaaagttAGAAATTATGATTTGTTGTGAGTAATTGGTTTGTCGTGTTTAACCAAAAAAGGGCATCCCCACATATAATCTTTCAGTTATAATATTTTTGGTATAGCCTCGAGCCGCTTGTTGCTTCCTCTTCCTATTAGACGATCAAAACAACAAGAAAGCTCTATGGTCCAGCCAGACGGTACAATTTCTGATCACACCTGCTTAAGATTTGAGGAGCTGCCCTCTTCTGGTAGACAGTGGTAATTGCCACAAGGTGCGGCTTGCTGTCGTAGAACCGATGTGTAATTGTCTTGGATTGGATCCGTCGATAGCCTACCGTCAATACTGATACAGTGTGATCAACAAACAATATGGatgtcaaatttaaaacatcaaCGCAATTTCACTGACTTCATTAGCTTCAAATTAGGTAAATAAAAGCCAAATTGgaaaaacaatttaagaaaaatcAGTGTGGATAAgtaagagattttttttttaagtaaaaggTAAGTAAAACCATTCTTGTTGATCTTGTGAAACTAACGTCAGGTGAGTGCTTGTAGTATCACCATTCAGATTCACCTTTTCTCAGCTGGCCATTGTACCTTGACCAAATGCACTGGGCTGAAGATTCACAAAAATGTCCAAAATCTCACTCTGGTAGAGTCCATTGTAGCCTGGTAGAGTACTTTCATTGCTACTGATGCAATGGTAAATATTCTgaatccaaataaaatgtaagacGGTATAGCAAATGGTAGATTGGAACCGTGTTGAAACTGACAAACCTTGAAAATTTTTAAGGGGATTAAACTCCCTCTCGTTTTCCCCGTTTTTTATCACCTCTTTGACATTCGCTCCTGTTCCGTTTTACCATTTTCACGCTGCGGGGACACGCGCTGTCAGAGAGCCGCGCTGCAGGACCCTCGGGCCGTGACAGGTGCCGCACTGCCGTATGCCCGTCTTCCGCCTCACACCTGCGCGCGCTTGGCTCGGTGCTCGCTTCTGATAGGCTGCCTGTAAGCGAGGTTCCCTCGCTTCCAATGCCAAGATTCTATTTTTATCTGTTAACGGATTTtgttgtttcatattttcaatcATCCGTTAGATTCATTGTAGTGGTACAATATTTgcctttttactttttgtttttgctagacatttttaatatagtCATTTGTATATGCACATCTAGGTCAGTTGTAGCTATGTGTATaccatataataataataataataataataaattaaaagacaGTAAATTAGCCTATTGTGCTCAAGTGTTCTTTCAGTTGTATACAAACTAAATTGTTCATAAGGGTCCCCGCTCCTTTAGGCCGTTTTTACACAACTGCATGGGGAAAGGTTTTATTTAGCAAGCTTTGACAAAAGACCTTCAAAgcctttcagtgttttttaatgtaaaaacatgataattaaaaacagaacttGCAGTCTGAAGACTGTGGGATTGTAGTCATTCCATAAAGTAATAAACGcggttaaaaaaatgtaaacccaTCCAGTGTCCATAGTGATGAGTGTGTATTCTTGATGTGTTGCATGCGCATTTGAGTGCACTGGTGGTCAAAATGTACCAATCTGACATCTAAAATATGCATTGACTGGTGCTTTTCCTTTGCATCTAGCTGCTTTTCAAAGTATTCCAGGAACGCTGGGATGGCCTTGTGAATGGATACACAAGTACAGTGCACTTTTATCATTGTGTTTAAGAGGCTGTAGCTGTTTCAGGTTGTTCAAtagagttttgtttttatgaagctataattgcttatttgtttttggcATTATGTAAGAATGGCGGGTCAAGTAAGTACTGTTTTGAAGTGGACATCATCCAACTAAATTTCCCTCATTTGCAAATCAACTGTTGCTCTTAAGTTATCCTGCTGTGGTTCATGATGCAACGTACCGAGCTTACCTGTGGAGACTCAGTTGCATTCCCGTTTGAGTCCAGCTCCGTGACATTTCTCTTTCCCCCGTCTATTTGCCAAGTTCGGCACACAATTCTCTATGCTTCTATACGGGGCCAAGAATAAAGGGAACCGAATTCCCCAAACGAACCCCGTTTAATTTCGAGAGCGCGCTATGCGCAGTTCCCTCAGGATGGCATCTTTATTGCGTTCTCTCTGACGGGGGTTCAGGTGGCCGGGGGGGTCGTTGACGGGAAATGAGATGGAGTTTTTGAAATCTCATCAAACGCTTCATTAATTTAGACGCCGGTCTCGCCGAATAACCCTGAAAATGATCCGCGCTGGTTTACAGAGCCAGGTAAACACAGTAATGAAATGTTGCAGAGcattagaccccccccccccccccccaatggacGGGTGGACAATGGATTCTGATTCATCATAGGCCCCTGGAGGAAAGTCGGAGAGCAACCTTAAAGCATCTTCCACAGCCTTGTacaaaaaagtgtcattttgcATGGACAGAAAAGccgcatttttatttattttgtttgtttgttttaagtgCCTGTggattaatcaattttaaatggcttttgtattattgtattcattatattaaccttgctttttcatcaattttaaatgggttttctgaagttttccaagctaccaatggcttcaattagggttaagggcccaaattagggttagggttaggaaaacggtaagtctgagggtaaaagcaagttcacagctgtgttcagcagcttgaagaatgattaggacacaggtttgttaatgattttgaatgagtcaaatattttctactgtagcatgggtacctatggccattgaaacaatagcaatatattaatattttttcaaggaaaaaatatttttaaaagacctgaaatatatcattttgcatttgtattattgtattcgtgatatttaccttgatttttaatcaattttgaatgggttttctgaagttttccaagctaccaatggcttcaattagggttaagggccaaaactagggttagggttaggattagggttaggaaaatggtaagtctgagggtaaaggcaagttcatggctgtgttcagcagcttgaagaatggttaggacacaggtttgttaatgattttgaatgagtcaaatattttctactttagcatgggtacctatggccattaaaaaattagcaatatattaatattttttcaaggaaatttttttttaaaagaccttaaacattattttgcttttgtattattgtattcatgatattaaccttgctttttcatcaattttaaatgggttttccgaagttttccaagctaccaatggcttcaattagggttaagggcccaaattagggttagggttaggaaaacggtaagtttGAGGGTAatggcaagttcacagctgtgttcagcagcttgaagaatggttaggacacaggtttgttaatgattttgaatgagtcaaatattttctactgtagcatgggtacctatggccattgaaacaatagcaatatattaatattttttcaaggaaaaaatatttttaaaagacctgaaatatatcatttttcatttgtattattgtattcgtgatatttaccttgatttttaatcaattttgaatgggttttctgaagttttccaagctaccaatggcttcaattagggttaagggccaaAACTACGGTTCGGATTAGGGTTaagaaaacggtaagtctgagggtaaaagcaagttcatggctgtgttcagcagcttgaagaatggttaggacacaggtttgttaatgattttgaatgagtcaaatattttctattttagcatgggtacctatggccattaaaaaattagcaatatattaatattttttcaaggaaaattttttttaaaagaccttaaacattattttgcttttgtattattgtattcatgatattaaccttgctttttcatcaattttaaatgggttt is from Anguilla anguilla isolate fAngAng1 chromosome 9, fAngAng1.pri, whole genome shotgun sequence and encodes:
- the rfxap gene encoding regulatory factor X-associated protein isoform X2; the protein is MSEEDNATCTTPVNKDSNISLLLTKDGQTYFVDKSGVVESRNVVTPQEPDTVFPFDMEDPGDESDVLDTTDPRDSTASPEAEELNDEEAFGDSENVTKTCTYEGCHETTTQVAKQRKPWMCKKHRNKMYKDKYKKKKSDQAMSSGKLDESSEERPVSVTKQRLGTVGDRPARPSLIEQVLNQKRLSLLRSPEVISFLQEQQRLLTSQARAQTQQDF
- the rfxap gene encoding regulatory factor X-associated protein isoform X1; this encodes MSEEDNATCTTPVNKDSNISLLLTKDGQTYFVDKSGVVESRNVVTPQEPDTVFPFDMEDPGDESDVLDTTDPRDSTASPEAEELNDEEAFGDSENVTKTCTYEGCHETTTQVAKQRKPWMCKKHRNKMYKDKYKKKKSDQAMSSGKLDQESSEERPVSVTKQRLGTVGDRPARPSLIEQVLNQKRLSLLRSPEVISFLQEQQRLLTSQARAQTQQDF